The region GCGGAGGCCGGTGTGAACCATAATGGGGATTTGGCCATGGCCAGGGCCCTGATCGATGGGGCCGCCCAGGCGGGGGCTGACGCGGTCAAGTTTCAGATGTTTGAACCGGCCCTGCTGGCTTCTGCGGCAACCCCGCTGGCAGCCTATCAGGAAGCCGGTGAGGCCAACGGCAATCGGCCCCTTAAAACCCAAATTGATCTGCTGGAAGCGCTGGCCTTGCCCAAAGCGGATTTTCTGGCATTGCAAGCATATGCGGAACAGGCTGGCATTCAATTTCTGTGTACGCCGTTTGATGACGCCTCTGCCGTTTTTTTGCACGAGACTATGGGGTTGCCGCTGCTGAAAATTTCGTCCGGGGAATTGACCAACCTGCCTTTCCTTCGTTTTTTGGGAGAAATGAATACCCCCTTAATTCTTTCCACGGGCATGGCCACTCTGGCCGAAGTGGAGGCGGCGGTGCAAGCGGTATGGCAGAAACACCGTCCGTCATTGGCGCTTTTGCATTGTGTCAGTGCCTATCCGGCGGCGGCGGAAACCATTAACCTGCGGGCCATGCGGACGCTTCAAAAGGCCTTCCCCGATTGTGCCATTGGCTATTCAGACCACACCCTGGGCATACACATTCCGGTGGCCGCCGTGGCTTTGGGCGCTGGCATCATTGAAAAGCATTTTACGCTGGACAAAACCTTGCCCGGCCCTGATCACAAGGCGTCCCTGAGTCTTGAGGAACTGACCGACATGGTTCGGGCCATTCGGGAGACCGAAGCGGCTCTGGGGGACGGGATCAAGCAACCGAATCCCATTGAGGCCGACTGCATTCGGGTGGCTCGCAAAAGTCTGGTGGCTCGGCACGCTTTACCTGCGGATCACCGTTTGACGCTGGAGGATTTAATGGCCAAGCGGCCTGGAACGGGTATTTCTCCAGCCGATCTGCATCTGGTGTTGGGGCGACGCTTGAAGCGGGCCATCGCACAAGATGAGCTATTACAGCCGCAAATGCTGGAGAGCTAATGCGTTTGAAAGGGTGCATCACACGTCACTTTTTGCTGTTCAAGCCTTCCCAAAGAGCCTTGAAGCTGGCCCGGCGAAGCTGGATTGGCCCCATTCACTGTTATTACCCCGATAACATAAAGCCTAACTGGAAAAAGCCGCCCTTTGCCTGCACAGTGATTGGACAACCACTCCAAATCCCGGCGGGGCAGAATATCTACCATGTCGCTTACACTTATGCCAATGCCATTCTGGATGAGATTGACCGGCTGTTGCCGTCGTTTTTTCATGTGGGCGACTGGGATTTTCGCTTTGCATTCCGGTTTAATTTGCAATTTCATCTGGCCTATCAGGGGTTGCCGATGCTTTACAGCATGCTGCACGACAGAACACAGGCCCGCCCATCGGGCTTGACTCTCATTGATAGCCATTTAACCCCTGATCTCGTTTGTGAATTTTCTTCAACGTTTGGGCTGGGTCAACCGCAGTGCCCCATTCAGTGCCGAAGTACACTGGGTTCTGATCGCTTGATGCGAAAGCTGCGTCAATGGCAAGAACAAGCGCTACTCGCTGGCACAATGGATGGCGTAGAACTTGCGCCTGAGACGGGCGGGCTTTTGGCGGTCATTCCCCATCAGGAGCATTTGGCCCTGTTGGCCCCGGTACTGGACGGTTTGCAGGGGGACGAGGGGGTGCGGGTATTGGCGCTGACTGCCAAAATCGCCATTCCAGCAGAGGGATTGAGGAAGATAAAAGGCACCCTGTGTCAATTGTCCGGCTTGTCTCAAAATCGGCACTTTGAGAGCGCTCTGGCTCATTTTGAATCTCTGCGGATGCAAATCGGAAAGCTGGCTCAAGGGCAACGTCAGTTTTGTTACACGCAGATCGATCTCTTATCGGATCTGGTTGAGAAATTTCTGGCCTTTGAGGCCACCATGGCCCGTCTGCAACCCGCCACCGTGCTGGGCTGTCTGGAGTTCAATCTGTATGGGGCGTTTTTAAGCATGATGAAGCAACAAGTGCCGCAGGCGTTTCAGCTCATCAATGCTCAGCATGGTATTGTGGGGCCCTCCTGGACTGTGGACGGGTTGTGGTTTGACGACTATTTTTTATGGAACCGGCAAACCGCGGAATCATTGCGGGAAAATGGCTATCCCGTCACCGGGCGGCTGCACGTTATGGGCAATCCCAAGTGGGAAACATTGGCTCAACAAGTCGCTTCAGAACCTCCCTCCTCAGAATATGAGAACCTGATGGCCTGGAAAGGAAGCGCCCCCTTGATTGGTGTTTACACCCAATCCTTGCACGGCTATTCTACGGGGCGCATTAAAAAAGCGTATCTGCTCAGTTTATTGAATTACTTACGGCACAATCCTCAGTGCAAGTTGCTCATCAAACGTCATCCTCTGGAAACTGATGACATAGTGGAAACAGTGGTAAAAGCCTCGGTTTTTGCCGATCGCGTTTATGTGTGTGAACCCGAAGCACTGCCCCTGTGGGAAACCTTGAAAGCGGTGGATGTGGTCACCTCTGTGTTTTCTGCCACCCTGTGCGAGGGCTTGTACCTGCAAAAGCCCACACTGGCCATCGATTTTGATCAGGTCATGGCCATCCAGCAGATTCCCTGGCCGGATGACCCCGCCTTCATCGTAACCGAGCCACAGGCCCTGAATGTGGCACTGGATGCTGCTTTGGCGATGGCCCTGACGATGTCTGACGCATCTTCTTCAGGACAAAATGCCGCGGATGTGTCCCGGTGGGACTCGATTGTTCCTCGTTTTCAATTTCCCCACACACAATCTACGTATGCCCAGCGCGTTCAATCGTGGGCAGAAAGCCAGAAAGCGAAAGCCCAGTCAGCGCACGAAGGCACCGCTGTCAGTTGAGATTAATGAAGTTCTCAATAATTTTTAAGCCCCACGGACCGCTTTTTTCCGGGTGAAACTGACAGCCAAACAGATTGCCAGAATGAACGACCGCTGAAATGCGCTGGCCGTTGTAATCGGCATCCGCCAACCGGTTTTCCTCATGAGTGGGAAATGCCGTGTAGGAATGCACAAAATACATGCGGGTTTGCTCGGGAATCCCGGCCAAAATGGTCCGCTCCCAGGCAGGTTGTTGTGGCGGAAGGGAAAGGCTATTCCAGCCAATGTGCGGGATTTTATGGGGAATCTGATCGGTGCCAACCTTGGGAATGGCGGTGACTTTACCCCGCAACAGGCCGAGTCCTTGATGTAGGCCAAACTCTTCGTTGGTTTCCAGTAACATTTGCATGCCCAGACAAATTCCCAGTAACGGTTTTCCACTGAGATGATAGGCTCGCAGCGCTTCCACCAGACCTCGTTCTTTCAGACCGGCCATACCATCGGCAAAAGCGCCCACACCGGGAAGAATCAGGCGCTCAGCCTGCGCTACCTGCACTGGCGTAGTCACAAAAACAGGGTCGGCCCCGCAATGTTCCAGCGCGCGGGAAACGCTGAACAGGTTTCCCATTCCATAATCGACAATGCTGACCCGGCGTTTCATGAAACGGCTAACTCCCGCTTTGACTGTATTCTGTCTCGCATGTCGGATAAGC is a window of Vampirovibrio chlorellavorus DNA encoding:
- the neuB gene encoding N-acetylneuraminate synthase, whose translation is MKPFSASPFSSKTQGTFIIAEAGVNHNGDLAMARALIDGAAQAGADAVKFQMFEPALLASAATPLAAYQEAGEANGNRPLKTQIDLLEALALPKADFLALQAYAEQAGIQFLCTPFDDASAVFLHETMGLPLLKISSGELTNLPFLRFLGEMNTPLILSTGMATLAEVEAAVQAVWQKHRPSLALLHCVSAYPAAAETINLRAMRTLQKAFPDCAIGYSDHTLGIHIPVAAVALGAGIIEKHFTLDKTLPGPDHKASLSLEELTDMVRAIRETEAALGDGIKQPNPIEADCIRVARKSLVARHALPADHRLTLEDLMAKRPGTGISPADLHLVLGRRLKRAIAQDELLQPQMLES
- the hisH gene encoding imidazole glycerol phosphate synthase subunit HisH: MKRRVSIVDYGMGNLFSVSRALEHCGADPVFVTTPVQVAQAERLILPGVGAFADGMAGLKERGLVEALRAYHLSGKPLLGICLGMQMLLETNEEFGLHQGLGLLRGKVTAIPKVGTDQIPHKIPHIGWNSLSLPPQQPAWERTILAGIPEQTRMYFVHSYTAFPTHEENRLADADYNGQRISAVVHSGNLFGCQFHPEKSGPWGLKIIENFINLN